agagtgagtgccatggcgtcagcctagctcacagcaacctcaaactcctgggctcaagcaatcctgctgcctcagcctcccaagtagctgggactacaggcatgcgccaccatgcctggctaattttatatatatatatattagtgccaattaatttctttctatttatagtagagacggggtcccgctcttgctcaggctggttttgaactcatgaccttgagcaatccgcctgccttggcctcccagagtggtaggattacaggcgtgagccactgcgcctggcctgaaattaatttttaattattattattattttttgagatgcagtctcactctgtcacctgggctagagtgccatggcgtcagcctggctcacagcaacctcaaactcctgagctcaacgattctcctgcctcagcctcccaagtagctgtgccaccacacctgactaatttatctatttttagtagaggcagaatctcgctcttgcttaggctggtcttgaactcctgacctcaagcgatcctcctgcctcagcccctatagtagctgggattacagatgtgattacagatgtgagccaccgtgcgtGGCCTTAAGTCATTTTGATTACAAGTGACAAAAACCGAGCTCTGTCCAGCTCAAGCAAAAAGAGATTTTATGGATTTTATGGAAACAAGAAAGTCTGGGCTTGGGTCTAACATCAGGCATGCTGGTTTCACATCAGGACTCTGTCTCCTTCGCCATCTCTCAGTCCCGCCCCAAGCGGTTGTAAAAGAGTATGCTGGTATCCCCAGTGGTTACAATTAAAGACCCCAAAGAAATGCGGGGGAGGTATTCCCAGCTCAAGCCTCACATTGGAATTTAAGAAATATGCTGATTGGCCCATTTGAGTCACATGCCTAACCGTGAACCAATCGCTGTACCCAGAGGAATGGAATGCTGTGATTGGTTGGCCCTGCTCAGCCCATCTGTGGGTTACTTGGTTTCCCAAACCCCTGAGGATCACTGAATCAGGAGCCCACCCTTGCTGGACTGTCTTCTAACAACAGATCTGTGTCACACCCATCTTGCCCCCCGGTTACAATCTGGGTGATGGATGATCTGCTATTAATAATAGGCTCTTCCCAGCGACAGTGACTGTTACCTTTGTAGACAGGAACTCTTCGGTGTTTGGGAGTACCCTAGACTAGCATCAAGTGTCCCCTAATTCTCTGATAACCCCAATCTTATCTCTCGCCTCATTACCTCTCTCTTCTTCTAGCTTGGGGCAGAAATTTCGGCTCTGGCAATCCCACAAAATCAAGCAGATGTTACTTTCTTTCTAAGCTTTGGGAAGGAGAACATTCAAGAAGCTTGTGTGCTgggcgtggtgcctcacacctgtcatcccagcagcccaagagggaggatggcttgagctcaggagttcgagaccaacctgagcgagagcgagaccccaccccgtctctaccaaaactaaaaaaaaattaagccaggcatggtggcgcaggctgcagtcccagctactcaggaggctgagacaagaggatcgcttcagcccaggagtttgaggttgctgtgagctaggctgaccaccatggtactctagctcgagtgacagagcaagactctgtctcaaaacaaacaaaaaaacccaccgcCTAGAGACCACCAGGAACACCCCTGTAGTCAAAAGAATCGAGGTTTATCTCGCTTGCTTCAGCGAGGACAGCATATTTGGGAACCACAGGGTGTCTTTATAAGGGGGAATTGGTGTCAGGGGAGCTTTTTATAGGATTTGGGCTTATGGTAGGTGGCTTTAAGGGAACTGGAAGCATTTCTAGGATGGTGTTGTCAGGAATCAGGGATCAAACTGGTGACTGGGTATTTCGGTGATTTATAtctccaaggtgggaggatggaaatAGTCTTGGGATTGTCACTGGTAAGACACAGCAGTCGTTTGAGTCAGGAGAAAGGGATGTACATTCATTTTTGTGGCTGTAGAGTGTCCTTGTCATTATCTTGGTTCAGACATGGTCACAGAGTGGCCTTGTCTGATGATTGTTTATATCCTGGGCACATTGTGTATGATGTTCTGTGGCCCCGCTGCCAGGGGCCAGGACGGGTTTGTCACTTTGTCACTTTGTCACTCTCTCTCCGCAACTGGGACCTGCGTCTCCAGGTAAAGTTTGCCCAGAGCCCTTCCCAGCCCTGTCTAAGCTTCTCCAGACATCGTCACTTATCTCAGCCACCCGGAGCCCACCAGGGACCGCAGGGACCCACCACCCTCTGGGTCGGAGGCCCAAAGCACTAAGAGAGGGGCTCCCCAACGCCATTCCTTGGTGGGGGAGATTGTTAAAGGGTGTCACCCAGAAATGGGGGAGGGTCTCaccatcaaaaaaacaaaaaaaacaaaaaacaaaacccaccaaacaaacaaaaattggagAAATGTGGATTGAGCAGACAGGCCTGGTCTTAAACTGCAGGGCTTCTCAGGGGCTGATGCACGTGCGCGCGTCGCGAGTCTGCAAGGGCCAGAGCGTGCCTGGTGATTTTTGAACAAAGAGAGCAACTCCGCTGGCGCAATCGGTTAGCGCGCGGCGCTTCTGTGCACACAGATAGAATCAGAGACAAGGGCAGGAGGCCGAGacagagagaggggcagagagggaaggacaGGCAGGATCGGCGCCGGAGAGGGGCTGGCTCGGGCCCGGGGGCGGACGGAGGGGCCGgcccgggcggcgcgggcggggcgcggcgcACACAAAGGCGCGGCCGGGGCGGCCGGGCCGGGACAAAGACTGgcccggggggcgggggcagcGGCGATGGCGACGgccgcggcgggcgcgggcgaACTACAAGTCCCAGCAGCTCCCGCTGCGGCCCTCGGCCGGCCCCTCTCGCTCCCCGGGAGCGCCTGGCGGGGCCGCTGGGCCGAGGGGGCCGCCGGCGGGGCTGGCGGGCGGGGGGCTTCCTGCGGGTCCGGGGGGCGCCGGCGGCCGGCGCGGGCGCGGCGGGCCGGGCAGGGGCGAGGGGCACCGGGTGAGTGTCCCCGCgagcgggccggggccgggcggggaccgGGCGGGGGCGGGTGGGGGGCCCGGGTGCGGGGCGCGGCCCGGGGCGACCTCTATTCGCCTCCAGCCCCGCGCGCTGCCGGCCCCGGCCTGGGCGATCGGGGTCGCGGGCGCGATCGGAGGGGACCCCTTGGCCCGCCGGCCTAGCGCGTCCATCCCGCCGCTGCGGCCTGGGGGTAGGGCCCCCGAGGCTGGGAGCCTTCCATCGGACCGGGTCCCTCGGTATTGTTCCCACCTCCCGCCTGGGCCTGGGGTCGGGAGTTCACGAGGCCCTTTCCTCAGGAGGGCCACCCAGGGGTCCCCTCCCCCTAGGACCCCAGGAAGGGGCCTAGCTAttgttcccctccccctccagtctTGGGGTCTGGAGTTCTGGAAGACCCCCCAGGAGGTGATCCAGAGGGGTCCACCTGCTCCCAGGAACTTAGGAAGGACCCTAGTGATTTCTCCTCCCACCTTCCAGTTAGGAAATGGAAATTCAGGGGGCCCCTCCCTCTGGAAGCAATCCAAGGGCTTCTCTGCCCCTCAGGAACCCAGGGGGGGGGGGAACCCAGGTATCGCTCCCCCCACTCTCCAACTACAGGGTCTGGGTGGAGGAGACCAGCCAAGAACTCCGCTCTGTTTGCATAACTACGCCCGGCTATGGGGCTGTGGCTCAGTATGTCCCCCTCTCTGAAACGGGAGCCAGAGGTCCCCTCAACCCCAAGCACAGATGCACACCCAGCCATGGGCCGGGCAGCTCAAGCATCTCTGCAACAGGTCATGCCCAGGAGTCCCAGCTGTTGTCTTTCGCCCTGGCTGCCTGCCCCCAGCCATGACCCTGGCATCGAGCTCAGTTGGGAACCTTTCCTCCAGGAAGGAGCATGAGTGTGTTGGCACCATCCCTGTGCGCCGGCCGTGGGAGGACATAGTCTGTGTTTCCCCCAGTAACCCAGCAGGGTCCCCACATAGCGGGCAGAATTCACGATCTTCTCCGTGGGGCGCAGTTTAGCACGCACCTggagagtcccagctacttgggagcttgggaggctgaggcaggaggatcacttgagcccagactgggcaacatagtgagaccccatctcaaaagaaaaaaaaaaaaagaattcaggatcTTCTAGTCAATAggggataaaaaacaaaacagggccgggcgcggtggctcacgcctgtaaccctagctctctgggaggctgaggcgggcggattgctcgaggtcaggagttcaaaaccagcctgagcaagagcgagaccccatctctactataaacagaaagaaattaattggccaactaatatatatagaaaaaattagccgggcatggtggcgcatgcctgtagtcccagctactcgggaggctgaggcaggagaatggcttgagcccaggagattgaggttgctgtgagctaggctgacgccatgacactcactctagcctgggcaacaaagtgagactctgtctcaaaaaaacaaaacaaaacaaaacaaaacaaatacactGACAACTGTCCCCACCCTTCTGATTGCGGGGTCTGTTAGTTTCCTATCTACCCCTTCCAGCCAGGAGGGGTTCCCTACATCGTTCTCTCACACTTGTCCTCTGGCTTTAGGAAGGGGTTCTAGGTCCGAGAGAGAACACGGATGTTTTGACGCGTATTCCCACCCTGAGCTGTGAGGTCTGGAATTGAGGTTGTCTCCTGCCCAGAAGGCAAGCATTCCCCTCCCCCCGAGACCATGGTTTGCACCTGACTCCTGTCCCCAGCCACAGGTTCCAGAGCTCAGGATGCCACCTGTCTAGGAGGTGCCCAGAGGTCCCCCTCCCTACCAGGAACCCCCAAATCTGCCACCCCCAACGATGGGACAAGAATTCAGGCCACGTGCTCCGAAACACAGGAACTGCGAcacctctcctcttccccatAAGGGGGGCCCCGTGGAGGGGCTCAGAATCGAGGACTGTCTCCTCCACAGGACCCCAGCCTCCCATGAGAGGAGCCCAGGATGCAGACAGGGGCAGAGCCATGGCGTTGGGCACTGGAGAGGTCTAGTGCCGGGTCCCATGACTTCCATCCAGGTTTGGGGCTGACAGGGGACGGTCCCACCATGCCCCGCCAGGGTCCCTGTACTCCCTGCCCTGGCTGGGGCCAGTCAGAAGTCTCCCTGAAGTTGGAGACAAGGGAGGGATCCATGTGTGTGCTTAGTAGTGGGTTCTGGGGGCATAGCCGTGCCCCCTGGCCCAAGAGGCGCCCCCTTCCTGAGAACCTACCTGCATCCAGCCTCTGTCCTCCCCCCTGCAGATCCTGCCCCAGAAGCCGCTGCCACTTCCGGGCCTGGGATGAGGCGCTCCGTCCTTGTAAGGAACCCCGGCCACAAAGGCCTGAGGGTGGTCTATGAAGAGCTTGACTCTGACTCAGAGGACCTGGACCCCAACCCCGAAGATCTGGACCCAGTGTCTGAAGACCCAGGGCCTGACCCGGAAGACCTCAACACTGTCTCAGAAGACGCCGACCCCAGCTATGAAGATCTGGAGCCCGTCTCCGAGGATGTGGACCCCGATGCCGACGCTCCGGGCTCTATCTTGGGCAACCGCGATTCTGAACCCCAAGACCCCGACCCCATGTCTTCGAGTTTCGACCTCGATCCTGATGTTATCGGCCCCGTACCCCTGGTTCTTGACCCTAACAGCGACACTCTCAGCCCCGCCGCTCCGGATGTGGACTCCCTTGAGTCCGACCTCACTGCCGCCCCCCAGGTCTTGGCCACCAGCCCCGCGGTGCTGTCCGCCCCTGCCAGCCCGCCCCGGCCCTTCTCCTGCCCCGACTGCGGGCGAGCCTTCCGCCGCAGCTCGGGGCTGAGCCAGCACCGCCGCACCCACAGCGGCGAGAAGCCGTACCGCTGCCCCGACTGCGGCAAGTCGTTCAGCCACGGCGCCACCCTGGCGCAGCACCGCGGCATCCACACGGGGGCCCGGCCGTACCAGTGCGCGGCGTGCGGCAAAGCCTTCGGGTGGCGCTCCACGCTGCTGAAGCACCGCTCCAGCCACAGCGGGGAGAAGCCGCACCACTGCCCGGTGTGCGGCAAAGCCTTCGGGCACGGCTCGCTGCTGGCGCAGCACCTGCGCACGCACGGTGGCCCGCGGCCCCACAAGTGCCCGGTGTGCGCCAAGGGCTTCGGCCAGGGCTCGGCGCTGCTCAAGCACCTGCGCACGCACACGGGCGAGCGGCCCTACCCCTGCCCGCAGTGCGGCAAGGCCTTCGGGCAGAGCTCGGCGCTGCTGCAGCACCAGCGCACGCACACGGCCGAGCGCCCCTACCGCTGTCCCCACTGCGGCAAGGCCTTCGGGCAGAGCTCCAACCTGCAGCACCACCTGCGCATCCACACGGGCGAGCGGCCCTACGCCTGCCCGCACTGCTCCAAGGCCTTCGGCCAGAGCTCGGCGCTGCTGCAGCACCTGCACGTGCACTCGGGCGAGCGGCCCTACCGCTGCCAGCTCTGCGGCAAGGCCTTCGGCCAAGCCTCCAGCCTCACCAAGCACAAGCGGGTGCACGAGGGCGCggccgccgctgctgccgccgctgctgctgctgctgcagcagcCGCCGCGGGCCTGGGCCTCGACCCTGACCTGAGCCCTGCATCCGGGATGAGGCCGGGGCAGGTCTCCCTCCTGGGTCCCCAGGCTGTCTCCGCGCTGGGCTCGGGTCTGGGCCTCAGCCCTGGCTCCAGCTCGGGCAGCCGCCCTGAccctggctctgtgctgggcactgtcccCAGTCCCAGCGCCAAGGCCCTCTCTAGCTCCAGATCCTCCCCCAGCCCTAATCCTGCGGAATCGCCTGACCCTAAGCCTGGGCACGATGCCGATCCTGACCTTGTGGCCAGCTCTGACCATGAATCTGACCCCAGCCCTAACCCCGAtcctgtgcccagccctggcccctgctCTCCCACCCTTGACACtaccagcccagccctccctgccggCGAGAGTCCCGGGTGGGTGCAGGAGCAAGGGGCGCTGCTGGGGCCTGATGGCTGAAGGGGGCGCTGGCATCCAAGGGGCCCTGGGGGAGTTGTGTGCTGTGCAGTTAGTAAAATCCTCCCACTGCTTCCCGGCTCTGTGTCCTGGTTCGCCTTTTGCGCTTTCTTCCCCGATGCACAGCCCCTTCATCTGGAGTTGTAACCACGTGGCTGGGGCCAGCCAGAGTCTGGAGCCCAGTGTCCTGGCTTCCTTCTGGGGCCAGGAGCCACACCAGCCAGGCTTCCCAGCCTCCCCGATGAGGTCTCACACTGGTCCGTCTGCTCTGCAAACCTACCCCTACCCATTGCCCTTCAAAGCCAATGTAACAGGTGCACCACTGCACAGAAGGAAGCTGCTCGttcatgcattcaacaaacaGCTCTTGACTGCAGGGGTCTTCACGCTCACGGAGCTCACAaccttggtggctcacacctgtaatcctagcgccctgggaggctgaagagggaggatcgccggaggtcaggagttcaagaccagcctgagcaagagcaagaccctgtctctaccaaaaatagaaaagttagcctggtgtggtggcacatgcttgtagtcccagctactctggagaccgaggcaggaggatcgcttgagcccacaagtttgaggttgcagtgagctgtgatgatgccactgcactctacccagagtgagactctgtctccaaaaaaaaaaaaaaaataataaagacttctGATTTAGATGGGGGGACAGCTTTCTCAAGGAAGgattttataatcagaatgacCACTAATTTAATAATCAGTACTGTTTGCCCACCCTTATGACCTGCTCttgcattgtctcatttaattctctcagcaGCCCCATGAGACAGGTACCCTCTGATGGagtatccccattttccagatgaggaaaccagggcACATGGAGTTTAAAGGACTCTGGAAGGTGTAGAGGTGGCAGTTGGCAGTgtctagatttcttttttattttaatttttgtttttagagatgggaccttgctatgctgtccaggctggtcttgaactcctgttctcaagtgatcctttggcctcagcctcccaaaatgctggaattacgGCCGAGCTACCAAACCTGTCCAGCACCTAGATTTAAAACCAAATTGCCCTCCAGAGTGTAGGTTCTTAATCATTATACTCCAGGGCAAGagtatgcaaaggccctggggccacaGATGGGAGTAGATAGGGTCCAGGCCAGAGATCCCTGACCAATGGAGTTGGGGGATTTGCTTGTCATTTCAGAGCAATGGGAAGCCAAGGGCAGGTTCTGGTAGATGTGAATTATTCTTTGATGATGCTTCTAGCTGCTGAGTGGAGAACAGTGTGGATAGAAGTGGGATCAGGGAGGAGGTTGCTACAATGTTCCAAGCCAGAAATGTTGGAGGACTCTGGGCTGGGGGCCATAGGGGATAAGTCGTTCTATTTAGCACATAATTAGGAAGTTGGGTTTGCTGTTGGTCCTGATGAGGGGGACAGAAGGACATtctgggagaaaggaagaaggcagCCTTAGGCCttagggcgcggtggctcatgcctgtagtaatctcagcactctgggaggccgaggcaggaggatcgctggagctcagaagttccaggccagcccgagcaagagtgagacccccgtctctaccaaaaatagaaaaattagccagtcctCGTGGCTCTAGCCTGTGGTCCTAGccactcggcaggctgaggcaggagaatcgcttaagcccaggagttggaggttccagtgagctaggctgacgccgctgCATTACCCAGGACGACAGAATGAggctttgtctcaaaagaaaaaaaggcagccTTCAGATAGTATGCAGGGTCACGACCAGACACTGCGGAGGGTAAGGGGTCAAGCTCTGGACATCGAAGTCACGAGGCTGGCACCGGACGCGGGGCATGACAGGGAGCCAGGACGGAGCTCGCCAATTGCCAGGCTCAGAGCCAGCCCATCCACCCCGCAAACCCAGAGCCCGTCGGCGCTAGGACCTCGCGACCGCCTTCGACTCGCAGGGCGCCGGCGGAGGCACGCATGCGCACTGCTCCAGCAAAGGGGGAGGGTGCTGGTCGTCGTggcccggggggcggggccggatCCGGTCACGTGGGGCCCAGGGTTCCCTGCTCACGTGACCGCAGCCCAGATCAGCTGACGCGGGTGGGTTTGAAGCGGCGCCGCGAGGGAGCGAGGCCGCGGTGACAGCGGCCGGGCGCTCCGACCCCGGCtgccccgccgcgcccgccggCGTCCTGCGCTCCGCGGCCCAGCATGGCAGCCCCGGCGGGCCGGCGCGGCTCAGGTGAGGGCGCGGGCGGCGCCGCGGGTCCCCGGCCGCAGGCGGCGggctggcgggcgggcggccAGCTTCCCCGACCCGGGGCGGCGGGGCTCCCCGTCTCCCTCCTCTGCACTTCGGGGCTGACCTCTGAGCCCCCGGGTGGTGGACATACGCGCAGACGGCTTCTAGGACCTGGGCGGCGGTGGGCACCTGGTTCTCCGACCTCAGGTGGCGGGACACCTGTCATCCCCCTTCCCCAACCCAGGCTCTGCTCAGAGTCCTACACTTGGGCAGCGAGCGGCCGCCCGTCTCTCCCAGGATCTCCCCTGCGAGCCTGGGTTCCGAGTGCACAACTTTGCAGGAGCCCAGACAGCGGGCGGCAGCATTTCCAGCCCGCACGTGAGGCTCCCAGGTTTCCCTTCCCGGTTCCGGGAGGCAAAGGCTCAGGGAATAACGTCAGGCGAAGAGCTGCAGGCACTAGATTTCCTTCGGGCAGATAACTCAATTTCAGATCTCCAAACCCATGCTAGCTCCGCCTTGTTAAACGCAAGCTTCCAGGCCCTGCGGATGTCACCTCTCACTGGAGAGGCTAGAGGAAGACCCCTGGTGTTGGCTTCCCCTTCTGGAGGTAGCTGGGGACACCTACCCGATAGGTGCACCCGCCGGTAGGGTCTGGGCTGTGTTAGCTGTGATCCCAGTTTGGGAGGCAGAGCCCGCCCTCCAGCTTCTCTTGGGACTGACTCGTAAACAGCCACAGCGTCCAAGTTGCAAAGGGAGGGGCCCGCTCTGCAGTGGAGGTTCTGACAGCGTCCAGTTTTTCTGGCAGCTTTGCCAGGCAGGGGGCCGGGCCCTGGAAAGTCGCCCGGCTCTCCTAGGGGTGTGTGTGTCAGGGACAGTCCTTGGGCTGCCACGACTGGCTGTGACTCTAGCAGTTGGGGAAACCGTGGATCTTCCTCTTAGGCTTGACGGGAGAAACAGTGATTGGAGCAGCTTCTGTTTGCTGAAGAATTATTGAGGTCTTCCCCTGCTTTCTCTCGGAATTCTCAGAGCAGCCTCAGGGGCTCAGCCTAGGGGTGGGTAGActttttgatttctacttttcaGATGAGGAGACGGAGGCATCTGTGTCACCCCGCTGGGAAGTGGCAGGTCTGGGATTTGATCCTAGGGCTGTGTGATTGCCTGAAGCTGGTGGCCTTCTGAAAGATAAATTGAGTCTTCAGTAATTGTGTTCCGTTATTAGTACTGTTACTGGTCACCCCTAGCCTGTGGCTAGCGAGGGGGTCAGCTGATGGGCGAAGCTGTGATGAGTGCAAGGTCATACGTGGGGTCTTTGTCCAGAAAAAAACTGGAATGTGGGCTGAGCTCTGTGCTCTTGCCTGGAGGCAAGAATTGGGCCAAGCCCGGGAGCCTTGAATGCCCTGTGACAAGCCAGTGGAAACACTTCATTATCTCCCCACTAATCAACAACAGGACCGTGGATGGAATGTTCTGATAGTCACTGTGTACCAGCCCCTGTGATAAATGCTTTGTAAGCATCCAATCCTCAACTTTCCCATGGGAGATGATTattgcccattttgcagatgaggaaactgaggctcagggaggccgCGTGTCCTGTCCAGGCCAGGGAGCAGCAGAGGCCGGAATCAGCTGAGGCCCTTTTGCCTCTCAAACCCAGCTGTAAAACCTCTGAGCAGTACTGCTGCACGTGTCCATACAGTGTTGCAAATTTCCTGGTTTCCCTTAGACCTCTCAAAGGTCTTCCGTGGCAGGAGCGTGGGGCGGTGGGGAGAGTTCCTATGCTTCGTCCCCTGTTGCGGGGACCCGGCATGGTCCCCAGCTTCCTCTCCCATTCCTGCAGAGACCGAGCGGCTTCTAACCCCTAACGCTGGATATGGGACCCAGGTGGGGGCTTCACCGGCCCCTCCGACCCCCCCAGAAGAGGAGGACCTCCGTCGTCGCCTCAAGTACTTTTTCATGAGTCCCTGTGACAAGTTTCGGGCCAAGGGCCGCAAGCCCTGCAAACTGATGCTGCAGGTGGTGAAGATCCTGGTGGTCACTGTGCAGGTGAGACCAGCCCGGCGGGGGCCCCAGTAGGGTGGTGCGTGTGGCCGCTGTTCTCCTTGAAGGAGACAGTCTTGGAATGGCACCCTGGTTCTGGCTCCTCACAGCAGCATGACAATGCCAATGGCAGTGACCGGTCAGGAAGCCATCTGTGTGTATAGTGTAGCTCCCTGTAGGCTCAGTGGCACCCTTCGAGGTCCTGGCAACTGCTGTTACCCACTTTGTGTAGATGCagccactgaggctcagagagactaagggacttgtccaaggtcacacagcaactgggggagctgggattcaaaccaggCAATCCGATGCCATGTTGACCTGAGCCTGGCCTGGGAGTCTCCCTCTctcatgccaggccctgtgctgggctaTGAATCAGACCCAGCCACCCTCCTAAGTTCTTGCTTTCGATCTCAGGCGGTGACTTTAGGCCTGTTACTGTGACTCTAATTTCCCCTTAGTCACAGGGGCACCGTCATGGTACTCACCCTGCAGGTGTGGCTTTCACACAGAATCCAGAATCCAGTGAGCAGttaatgatcatttttaaaagttagcttttttgagacagaatttcactctgtcacctgggctggaatgcagtggcatcatcatagctcaccacaacctcaaactcctgggctcaggcgatccttctgcctcagccttctgagtagctgggactacaagcatgcgccaccatgcctggctaatttttaaaattttttgtagagacggtcttgctatgttgcccaggctaaattAACTGCTGCTATGAGATACACAGGACCGCACTCTGTGTTGGCTGTCGGGGACATAACGGTGGGTGTGGCGTGGAGCTGATTAATGTCCCTAGGGTCCTGCCTTGCCTCTGACTCCATCCACCTGTGCCCTCAGTGAGGCCCCATCCCCGAAGTGCCagtctcccctgccctc
This portion of the Microcebus murinus isolate Inina chromosome 27, M.murinus_Inina_mat1.0, whole genome shotgun sequence genome encodes:
- the ZNF358 gene encoding zinc finger protein 358; translation: MRRSVLVRNPGHKGLRVVYEELDSDSEDLDPNPEDLDPVSEDPGPDPEDLNTVSEDADPSYEDLEPVSEDVDPDADAPGSILGNRDSEPQDPDPMSSSFDLDPDVIGPVPLVLDPNSDTLSPAAPDVDSLESDLTAAPQVLATSPAVLSAPASPPRPFSCPDCGRAFRRSSGLSQHRRTHSGEKPYRCPDCGKSFSHGATLAQHRGIHTGARPYQCAACGKAFGWRSTLLKHRSSHSGEKPHHCPVCGKAFGHGSLLAQHLRTHGGPRPHKCPVCAKGFGQGSALLKHLRTHTGERPYPCPQCGKAFGQSSALLQHQRTHTAERPYRCPHCGKAFGQSSNLQHHLRIHTGERPYACPHCSKAFGQSSALLQHLHVHSGERPYRCQLCGKAFGQASSLTKHKRVHEGAAAAAAAAAAAAAAAAAGLGLDPDLSPASGMRPGQVSLLGPQAVSALGSGLGLSPGSSSGSRPDPGSVLGTVPSPSAKALSSSRSSPSPNPAESPDPKPGHDADPDLVASSDHESDPSPNPDPVPSPGPCSPTLDTTSPALPAGESPGWVQEQGALLGPDG